In Sphaeramia orbicularis chromosome 7, fSphaOr1.1, whole genome shotgun sequence, one genomic interval encodes:
- the LOC115423182 gene encoding protein Wnt-2b-A-like, with protein sequence MLGLNRILSLRSDRIRSCGSPGVKLSSQLSSCHRPGASSRIYCACLLLLLLVTPRVDSSWWYIGALGARVICNNIPGLVNKQRQLCQRHPDIMQAIGEGTKDWIRECQHQFRHHRWNCSTLDRDHTVFGRVLLRSSREAAFVYAISSAGVVYALTRACSQGELKTCNCDPQKRGRSSDERGEFDWGGCSDNIHYGIKFAKAFIDAKERTVRDARALMNLHNNRCGRTAVKRFMKLECKCHGVSGSCTLRTCWMAMSDFRKTGDYLRRKYNGAIEVTMNQDGTGFAEAHKGFTKATKNDLVYFENSPDYCLQDKAAGSLGTAGRVCNKTSRGTDGCEVMCCGRGYDTTRVKQITKCECKFKWCCAVECKDCEEAVDIHTCKAPKRAEWLDQT encoded by the exons ATGCTGGGTTTAAACAGGATTCTGAGCCTCCGGTCAGACCGGATTCGCAGTTGTGGTTCTCCGGGAGTCAAACTTTCATCCCAGTTGTCGTCGTGCCACAGACCTGGGGCCAGTTCGCGGATTTACTGTGCGTGTctcttgctgctgctgctggtgaccCCACGGGTGGACTCCTCATGGTG gtACATTGGTGCACTAGGGGCTCGTGTGATTTGTAACAACATCCCAGGCCTGGTGAATAAGCAGCGGCAACTCTGTCAACGCCACCCAGACATCATGCAGGCTATCGGCGAGGGCACAAAGGACTGGATCAGAGAGTGTCAGCACCAGTTTAGACACCATCGCTGGAACTGCAGTACACTGGACCGAGACCACACTGTGTTCGGACGAGTCTTGCTACGGA GTAGTCGAGAAGCAGCATTCGTCTACGCCATCTCTTCGGCAGGAGTGGTGTATGCGCTGACCCGTGCCTGCAGCCAGGGGGAGCTGAAGACGTGTAACTGCGACCCCCAGAAGCGTGGACGATCTAGTGATGAGAGAGGAGAGTTTGACTGGGGCGGCTGTAGTGATAACATACATTACGGGATTAAGTTTGCCAAAGCCTTCATAGATGCCAAAGAGAGGACTGTCAGAGATGCACGGGCACTCATGAATTTACACAACAACCGCTGTGGCAGAACA GCAGTGAAGCGTTTCATGAAGCTGGAGTGTAAATGTCACGGTGTGAGTGGCTCATGTACGTTGAGGACATGTTGGATGGCCATGTCCGACTTCAGGAAGACGGGGGACTACTTGAGGAGAAAATACAACGGAGCAATTGAAGTGACAATGAACCAGGATGGGACAGGATTCGCCGAAGCCCATAAAGGGTTCACTAAGGCCACCAAGAACGACCTGGTGTACTTTGAGAACTCACCGGATTACTGTTTACAAGACAAAGCAGCAG GTTCTTTGGGCACAGCTGGGCGGGTCTGCAATAAAACATCACGTGGTACGGACGGCTGCGAGGTCATGTGCTGTGGGCGGGGCTACGACACCACAAGAGTCAAGCAAATCACCAAGTGCGAGTGCAAGTTCAAGTGGTGTTGCGCTGTGGAGTGCAAGGACTGCGAGGAAGCGGTGGACATACACACGTGCAAGGCCCCCAAACGAGCCGAATGGTTGGACCAAACCTGA